The following proteins are encoded in a genomic region of Gossypium hirsutum isolate 1008001.06 chromosome D05, Gossypium_hirsutum_v2.1, whole genome shotgun sequence:
- the LOC107906423 gene encoding probable WRKY transcription factor 40: MDTSSWVDTSLDLNPSSDRPLPLDTPKKEPSGNGNLIVFGKKLSMKEESGALVEELNRVNEENKKLTEMLAAMCESYNALQSQLTNLMSKIPEKELSHSKKRKSESSNNNHNNNNDNYNFGIIGNSESSSTDEDSCKKPKEEIIKAKVSRVYVRTEASDTSLVVKDGYQWRKYGQKVTRDNPSPRAYFKCSFAPTCPVKKKVQRSIDDQSVVIATYEGEHNHLPPPQMEPTSGSSHRGSASLNPSGPTMTLDFGKTKPSGSDVARICSSSQPKMDSPQVRQYLVEQMATSLTKDPKFTAALAAAISGRMFQQSPVE; this comes from the exons ATGGATACTTCTTCATGGGTGGATACTTCACTGGATCTAAATCCTTCTTCAGATAGGCCCTTACCACTTGACACTCCG AAGAAGGAACCAAGTGGAAATGGCAACTTGATTGTGTTTGGAAAGAAACTTTCTATGAAAGAAGAG AGTGGTGCTTTAGTGGAAGAATTGAACCGTGTCAACGAAGAAAACAAGAAGCTGACAGAAATGTTAGCAGCAATGTGTGAGAGCTACAATGCTTTGCAAAGCCAGTTGACGAATTTAATGAGCAAAATCCCAGAAAAAGAACTCAGccattcaaagaaaagaaaatctgaaAGCAGCAACAACAACCACAACAACAACAACGATAATTATAACTTTGGGATCATTGGAAACTCAGAGAGCAGCTCAACTGATGAAGATTCATGCAAGAAACCCAAAGAAGAAATTATAAAGGCCAAAGTTTCTAGAGTATATGTCAGGACTGAGGCATCTGATACTAGCCTT GTTGTAAAAGATGGATATCAATGGAGGAAATATGGGCAGAAGGTGACCAGGGATAATCCTTCCCCAAGAGCTTACTTCAAGTGTTCTTTTGCTCCAACCTGCCCTGTTAAAAAGAAG GTGCAAAGAAGTATTGATGATCAATCAGTGGTGATCGCAACATATGAAGGTGAACACAACCATCTTCCTCCTCCTCAAATGGAACCAACATCAGGTTCAAGCCACCGTGGTTCAGCCTCATTGAACCCATCTGGACCAACCATGACTCTAGACTTCGGCAAAACCAAGCCCAGTGGTAGTGATGTAGCTAGAATCTGCAGCTCCAGTCAGCCAAAAATGGATTCACCGCAAGTCAGACAATATTTGGTGGAACAGATGGCTACTTCTTTGACGAAAGACCCAAAATTCACAGCAGCATTGGCAGCTGCCATTTCAGGAAGAATGTTTCAGCAAAGTCcagttgaataa